The Fodinibius saliphilus genome has a segment encoding these proteins:
- a CDS encoding GatB/YqeY domain-containing protein, giving the protein MAIKEQIMADLKQAMKNKDKKRLLVLRSLKSKLLEREISEREGGEGSISDEQAIEVLMKAAKQRKESIDQFEKGDRADLAENEKEELEIIESYLPKMLSEEEIRDVAQNIIDELGASDMSDMGQVMGVMMQELKGKAEGSLVSKVVKEELS; this is encoded by the coding sequence ATGGCTATAAAAGAACAGATCATGGCTGACCTCAAACAGGCCATGAAAAACAAAGACAAAAAACGTCTTCTCGTTCTTCGTTCACTAAAATCTAAGCTTTTAGAACGTGAGATAAGTGAACGAGAAGGTGGTGAAGGTTCTATTTCTGACGAGCAGGCTATTGAGGTATTAATGAAGGCGGCCAAGCAGCGTAAAGAATCTATCGATCAATTTGAGAAGGGAGATCGTGCTGACCTGGCTGAAAATGAAAAGGAAGAGCTCGAAATCATTGAATCGTATCTCCCAAAGATGCTTTCGGAAGAAGAAATTCGGGACGTGGCTCAAAATATAATTGATGAACTTGGTGCCAGTGATATGTCTGATATGGGGCAGGTTATGGGTGTTATGATGCAAGAACTTAAAGGCAAAGCAGAAGGCTCGCTTGTCAGCAAAGTGGTAAAAGAAGAACTCTCATAG
- the tyrS gene encoding tyrosine--tRNA ligase: protein MAFLPVDEQLEVIKRGTVEIVPEDELVEKLKRSKKDDKPLKIKLGCDPTRPDLHLGHSVILRKLRQFQDLGHEAILIIGDFTALIGDPTGQNKTRPALSPEEIKENAKTYLDQATKILDESQTTIVYNSEWLGTMNFQDVIKLTSKLTVARMIERDDFSKRYNNNEPISLHEFLYPLAQGQDSVHLQSDVELGGTDQKFNLLVGRELQKDDGQEPQIALMMPLLVGTDGSKKMSKSYDNYIGITEDANDMYGKVLSIPDELMYSWFELVSDIDVDELSKYKTKIEEDPRNTKHELALSVTRIYHGEEKAKAAREHFEKTVIGNAVPDDAPTLEYEQGTEVRLLDIVSDAEFTSSNGETKRLIKQGGISIDDEKISDKGYSITFEDDTEFTLKVGKRKYAIVKTK from the coding sequence ATGGCCTTCTTACCTGTTGACGAACAACTTGAAGTAATTAAAAGAGGTACTGTTGAAATTGTACCTGAAGATGAGCTTGTTGAAAAGCTCAAAAGATCAAAGAAAGATGATAAACCTCTTAAAATTAAATTAGGTTGTGACCCCACGCGACCTGACCTGCATCTTGGTCACTCGGTAATTCTACGCAAATTGCGGCAGTTCCAAGACCTGGGCCACGAAGCAATCTTGATTATTGGAGATTTTACTGCCTTGATTGGTGACCCCACGGGCCAAAATAAAACACGGCCGGCGCTCAGCCCTGAAGAAATTAAAGAGAATGCCAAAACGTATCTTGACCAAGCCACAAAAATATTAGATGAATCTCAAACTACGATCGTTTACAACTCTGAATGGTTAGGAACTATGAACTTTCAAGATGTTATTAAACTGACATCTAAGCTTACGGTTGCTCGTATGATCGAACGCGACGACTTCTCTAAGCGATATAACAACAATGAACCTATATCACTTCATGAGTTCCTGTACCCGTTGGCACAAGGACAAGATTCTGTTCATCTACAATCAGATGTAGAGTTAGGCGGTACTGATCAAAAATTTAACCTGTTGGTAGGCCGAGAACTACAAAAAGATGATGGACAAGAGCCACAGATTGCACTCATGATGCCTCTGCTGGTTGGTACTGACGGATCCAAGAAAATGTCCAAATCTTACGACAATTACATTGGTATTACTGAAGATGCTAATGATATGTATGGAAAGGTTCTTTCTATCCCCGATGAGCTGATGTACTCTTGGTTTGAGCTGGTCTCCGATATTGATGTAGACGAGTTGTCTAAGTATAAAACGAAGATTGAAGAAGATCCTCGAAATACCAAACATGAACTTGCCCTCTCTGTTACTCGAATCTATCACGGAGAAGAAAAAGCGAAAGCTGCTCGCGAACACTTTGAAAAAACAGTGATCGGTAATGCAGTTCCCGATGATGCTCCTACCCTTGAGTATGAACAAGGAACCGAAGTCCGACTGCTGGATATTGTTTCTGACGCAGAGTTTACTTCAAGTAATGGCGAAACAAAGCGGTTAATCAAACAGGGCGGTATTTCTATTGATGATGAGAAAATATCTGACAAAGGCTACAGTATCACCTTTGAAGATGATACCGAATTTACTTTAAAAGTCGGTAAGCGTAAATATGCTATTGTAAAGACAAAATAA
- the rpmG gene encoding 50S ribosomal protein L33 — MAKGNRIQVILECTEKPGSSRYVTTKNRRNSPDRLELKKYNPVLQKHTVHKEIK; from the coding sequence ATGGCAAAAGGAAATAGAATACAAGTAATTTTAGAGTGTACCGAAAAACCGGGCTCATCCAGATATGTTACGACTAAGAATCGTCGTAATTCACCTGACCGTCTTGAGCTCAAGAAGTATAATCCGGTTCTTCAAAAGCACACCGTTCACAAAGAAATTAAATAG
- the rpmB gene encoding 50S ribosomal protein L28 → MARKDDITGKGAQNGYRSSKSNNKTKHKFQQNLQKKKFYVPEEDKWVTLKVSAKTLRTINKKGIHAVLKEARKKGTIIKDV, encoded by the coding sequence ATGGCACGTAAAGATGATATAACAGGAAAAGGAGCGCAGAACGGCTATCGCTCTTCAAAGTCCAACAACAAGACGAAGCACAAGTTTCAGCAGAATCTGCAAAAGAAGAAGTTTTATGTACCCGAGGAAGACAAGTGGGTTACATTAAAAGTTTCTGCAAAGACGCTTCGCACAATTAACAAGAAAGGCATTCATGCCGTTTTGAAAGAAGCCCGTAAAAAAGGAACTATCATAAAAGACGTATAA
- the gyrB gene encoding DNA topoisomerase (ATP-hydrolyzing) subunit B: MAKEKKSDYKAENIQVLEGLEAVRKRPAMYIGDTGQRGLHHLINEVIDNSIDEAMEGHCDLIEIIINEDGSITITDNGRGIPVDEHPKIKLPAVEVVLTKLHAGGKFDSNTYKVSGGLHGVGVSCVNGLSSHFYAEVHRDGEIYVMEFEHGKTVQPLKVKGKTDKTGTTITFTPDPEIFKQTTEFKYEIIATRMRELAFLNPQITILLRDDRDDDGELEDEFHYDGGVKDFVQYLDEDREPMMEEPILIEGEVDMVPVELAIQYNGSYSQNVHSYVNNINTREGGTHISGFRRALTRSLKKYAKDNNLIKSDIKVSGSDFREGMTAVLSVKVPEPQFEGQTKTKLGNSEVQSAVEVIVYEQMNEYLERNPKTAKTILEKVILAAEARQAAKKARKLIQRKSAMSGGGLPGKLADCSIKDPEHSEIYLVEGDSAGGSAKMGRNRSFQAILPLRGKILNTEKAKINRILKNNEIQAMITALGAGVGHSEEDFDLDNLRYHKIIIMTDADVDGSHIRTLLLTFFYRYMKPLVEGGHVYIATPPLYRISYTRDNIEYAWDDDTRDKIIKDLKSSRKKFDVSRYKGLGEMNPEQLWETTMDPETRTLQRVTVENAAAADKLFSRLMGSDVKPRREFIEQNAKYATLDI; this comes from the coding sequence ATGGCGAAAGAAAAAAAATCAGATTATAAGGCGGAAAATATACAGGTTTTAGAAGGCCTCGAAGCTGTTCGTAAGCGTCCGGCGATGTATATCGGAGACACTGGTCAGCGCGGGCTTCACCACTTGATCAATGAGGTTATTGATAATTCCATTGATGAAGCAATGGAAGGTCACTGTGATCTAATCGAGATTATAATTAATGAAGACGGCTCCATTACAATTACAGATAATGGGCGTGGAATTCCGGTTGATGAACATCCGAAAATAAAATTACCGGCGGTAGAAGTAGTGCTAACTAAGCTCCATGCAGGTGGTAAGTTTGACAGCAATACTTATAAGGTATCGGGTGGATTGCACGGTGTAGGTGTAAGTTGTGTGAATGGGCTTTCCTCTCATTTCTATGCTGAAGTACATCGCGATGGGGAAATTTATGTAATGGAATTTGAGCACGGTAAAACCGTACAGCCACTTAAGGTGAAGGGTAAAACGGATAAAACGGGTACAACCATTACGTTTACTCCCGACCCTGAGATATTTAAGCAGACTACAGAATTTAAATACGAAATTATTGCCACCCGGATGAGGGAGCTTGCATTCCTTAATCCGCAGATTACCATTTTATTACGTGATGATCGCGATGATGATGGAGAATTGGAAGATGAGTTTCATTATGATGGCGGAGTTAAAGACTTTGTTCAATATCTTGATGAAGACCGTGAGCCAATGATGGAGGAGCCTATCCTTATTGAGGGTGAGGTTGATATGGTACCGGTTGAGCTTGCCATACAATATAATGGAAGCTACTCCCAGAATGTGCATTCATACGTTAATAATATTAACACGCGCGAGGGTGGAACTCATATATCTGGATTCAGGCGTGCGTTAACGCGTTCTCTTAAAAAGTATGCAAAAGATAATAACCTGATCAAAAGTGATATTAAAGTATCAGGAAGTGATTTCCGTGAGGGAATGACTGCTGTATTGAGTGTTAAAGTTCCTGAACCACAGTTTGAGGGCCAGACAAAAACTAAGCTTGGTAACTCTGAGGTACAAAGTGCTGTTGAAGTTATCGTTTACGAACAGATGAATGAGTACCTCGAGCGTAATCCCAAGACGGCCAAGACTATTCTTGAAAAAGTGATTCTTGCTGCTGAAGCTCGACAGGCTGCTAAAAAAGCACGGAAACTTATACAACGAAAAAGTGCAATGAGTGGCGGCGGTCTTCCCGGTAAGTTGGCAGATTGCTCTATTAAAGATCCTGAACACAGTGAAATCTACCTGGTGGAGGGTGACTCTGCTGGCGGTTCTGCTAAGATGGGTCGTAATCGTAGCTTCCAAGCTATTCTTCCACTCCGCGGTAAGATATTAAATACCGAGAAAGCTAAGATAAATCGTATCCTGAAGAACAATGAAATTCAGGCGATGATTACAGCTCTTGGTGCCGGAGTAGGGCACTCAGAAGAAGATTTTGATCTTGACAACCTGCGGTATCACAAGATTATTATTATGACTGATGCCGATGTTGATGGATCTCACATTAGAACACTGTTACTCACTTTCTTCTATCGATATATGAAACCTCTGGTAGAAGGCGGACATGTTTATATTGCGACTCCTCCTCTCTATAGAATTTCTTATACAAGAGATAATATTGAGTATGCATGGGATGATGATACCCGTGATAAAATTATTAAGGATCTGAAAAGCTCCAGGAAAAAGTTTGATGTATCACGGTATAAGGGACTTGGTGAAATGAACCCAGAACAGCTTTGGGAAACCACGATGGATCCGGAAACCCGAACGCTTCAACGAGTAACGGTTGAAAATGCAGCAGCTGCTGATAAACTCTTTTCTCGTCTAATGGGCTCTGATGTGAAACCACGTCGTGAGTTTATTGAACAAAATGCGAAGTATGCTACGCTGGATATTTAA
- a CDS encoding DUF4295 family protein: MAKKKTFGTEGEGSSSSDRRMAKVIVATKTDNNKYGYKEAIIDQDDVKDFIKENKEN, encoded by the coding sequence ATGGCTAAGAAGAAAACATTTGGAACAGAAGGGGAAGGAAGCAGTTCCTCAGACCGACGCATGGCAAAGGTAATTGTTGCTACTAAAACCGACAACAACAAGTACGGTTATAAAGAAGCAATTATTGACCAAGACGATGTAAAAGACTTTATTAAGGAAAATAAAGAGAACTAA
- a CDS encoding MarR family winged helix-turn-helix transcriptional regulator, with the protein MGTHYNGSDKEQKTLDAFIKLMRATESINNRLNRHLTEADLTVSQFGVLEALLHLGPLNQKALAEKLLKSGGNITMVVDNLEKNNWVERQKDPEDRRSVLVHLTTEGEEFISSYFPKHLELILDEFEVLSDEELESISKICKKLGLQEE; encoded by the coding sequence ATGGGTACGCATTACAACGGTAGCGACAAAGAACAAAAAACACTTGATGCTTTTATTAAATTGATGCGCGCAACAGAATCGATTAATAATCGATTAAACCGCCATTTGACCGAAGCTGATTTAACAGTCAGCCAATTTGGGGTATTAGAAGCACTTCTTCACTTAGGCCCCCTAAACCAAAAAGCATTGGCCGAAAAACTGCTGAAAAGTGGTGGAAATATAACCATGGTAGTAGATAACCTAGAAAAGAATAACTGGGTTGAACGACAAAAGGATCCTGAAGATCGACGATCGGTGCTTGTTCATTTAACCACAGAAGGTGAAGAGTTTATTTCCTCCTACTTTCCAAAACACCTTGAATTAATTTTGGATGAGTTTGAAGTTCTATCTGATGAAGAGCTTGAAAGTATCAGTAAAATATGCAAAAAGCTGGGCCTTCAGGAAGAATAG
- a CDS encoding CvpA family protein has protein sequence MNLLDILILLPIAYFCYRGFMNGIIKEVLSIVGIILAVFFTFQYMEPVGRIIEPLFEEKASFVPFISGLVIFIGTIAGVNLVAYLSKKFLETIKLNFINRIAGALFSSLKSGIVISAILLIMAGFSLPSQQSRDASATYSYVIYLAPWAYDIVATVYPGAEDFKATIEKTLEQNNPINNFPTLDKNSNP, from the coding sequence ATGAATCTGCTGGATATACTGATACTTCTGCCCATCGCATATTTTTGTTACCGCGGATTCATGAATGGAATCATCAAAGAAGTTCTAAGTATCGTTGGCATAATACTAGCCGTGTTCTTCACTTTTCAATATATGGAACCGGTTGGTCGTATTATTGAGCCGCTTTTCGAAGAAAAAGCTTCTTTTGTACCCTTTATTTCGGGCTTGGTAATTTTCATCGGTACCATTGCAGGGGTAAACCTGGTTGCTTACCTCAGTAAAAAGTTTTTAGAAACAATTAAACTTAATTTTATCAATAGAATTGCCGGAGCCCTTTTCAGTTCTTTAAAAAGTGGTATTGTTATTAGTGCCATTCTGCTTATCATGGCTGGTTTTAGTCTTCCTTCACAGCAATCCCGCGATGCTTCTGCAACCTATTCTTATGTTATTTATTTAGCCCCCTGGGCGTATGATATCGTTGCTACTGTCTATCCCGGTGCCGAAGACTTTAAAGCAACCATCGAAAAGACACTCGAGCAAAACAATCCTATTAATAATTTCCCAACCTTAGATAAGAACAGTAATCCCTAA
- a CDS encoding exodeoxyribonuclease III, which yields MLKISSLNVNGIRAAHRHGFTDWVNQEDPDIICLQELRALEHQVPGPIKKLDYHGQYHTAEKKGYSGVGILSKEKPLEIEKGIGVDWIDSEGRVIKAEFEDLIVFSIYAPSGTTGDERQDLKMDFLDHFLPFAQKYLSGDKPVVFCGDYNICHKPIDIHNPKRNKNTSGFLPEERKWVTKLLEIGFEDVYRRLHEGEPDLYSWWSYRAASKERNKGWRIDYHMTCPTMLESAEKAVIEMDWDLSDHAPVTISYSL from the coding sequence TTGCTAAAAATATCATCTTTAAACGTTAACGGTATCCGTGCAGCGCATCGACACGGCTTTACTGATTGGGTAAACCAAGAAGACCCTGATATCATATGCCTGCAGGAGCTTCGCGCACTTGAACATCAAGTACCCGGCCCAATAAAAAAGCTGGATTATCACGGACAGTATCATACGGCAGAAAAAAAGGGCTATTCGGGGGTTGGTATCTTATCAAAAGAAAAGCCTTTAGAGATTGAAAAAGGAATTGGGGTTGACTGGATTGACAGTGAAGGCAGAGTTATTAAAGCTGAATTTGAAGATCTTATTGTCTTTTCTATTTATGCTCCCAGTGGCACTACCGGTGACGAACGTCAGGATCTAAAAATGGATTTCTTAGATCATTTCCTGCCTTTTGCTCAAAAGTACCTTTCCGGAGATAAACCAGTTGTATTTTGTGGCGATTATAACATCTGCCATAAACCAATTGATATTCATAATCCGAAAAGAAATAAAAACACCTCCGGTTTTTTACCCGAAGAGCGAAAGTGGGTAACAAAATTATTAGAAATCGGATTTGAAGATGTATATCGACGTCTGCATGAGGGAGAACCCGACCTATATAGCTGGTGGAGCTATCGTGCCGCCTCAAAAGAACGCAATAAAGGCTGGCGTATTGACTATCATATGACTTGCCCAACAATGCTGGAATCAGCTGAAAAAGCTGTCATAGAGATGGATTGGGACCTTTCAGACCATGCCCCCGTTACAATCAGTTATTCCCTTTAA